A stretch of the Phaeodactylum tricornutum CCAP 1055/1 chromosome 15, whole genome shotgun sequence genome encodes the following:
- a CDS encoding predicted protein: MSSLASFQKASEVAALVVTEHGPETAANLQAAVSRHFGTVPLSAVAAQYSASGDLSKNDALSAGIWTAQDAIHTVLNDLNIVSQYVHLTIPKMEDGNNFGVTVQLTALKQMSDASEALTKHLDELAKYASARADALEKCKLPGKSVTTSESTSKSNADGKSAEKGDVSSSETKTSSETKTTSTTTEAVDLAWRMQSVTQVDVLFYSKAKAALQGALMQYLMALDFMDKNAEKISAPKGHQGGGTAYSSMY; this comes from the exons ATGTCGAGTCTAGCG tccttccaaaaagccaGTGAAGTGGCCGCCCTTGTCGTAACAGAGCACGGACCAGAGACGGCCGCTAATTTGCAAGCCGCAGTCTCGAGACACTTCGGAACCGTCCCGCTGTCGGCGGTTGCCGCTCAGTACTCTGCTTCGGGAGATTTGTCAAAAAACGACGCCCTCAGTGCTGGTATTTGGACAGCGCAGGACGCCATCCACACTGTGCTCAACGACTTGAATATCGTGAGTCAGTACGTGCATCTCACGATTCCCAAAATGGAAGACGGCAACAATTTTGGCGTGACGGTCCAGCTAACAGCCCTCAAGCAAATGTCGGACGCAAGTGAAGCCTTGACCAAGCATCTCGATGAGCTCGCCAAGTACGCCAGTGCGCGAGCGGACGCCTTGGAAAAATGCAAGTTACCCGGTAAGAGTGTCACTACCAGCGAGAGCACTTCCAAGAGTAACGCGGATGGAAAGTCGGCAGAAAAGGGGGATGTGTCGAGTTCGGAAACCAAAACTTCGAGTGAAACCAAAACTACCTCTACTACTACTGAAGCTGTCGATTTGGCGTGGCGTATGCAATCTGTTACCCAAGTGGATGTCTTGTTTTATAGCAAAGCGAAGGCAGCGTTGCAGGGAGCGTTGATGCAATACCTAATGGCCCTTGACTTCATGGACAAAAACGCCGAAAAAATCTCGGCGCCCAAGGGACACCAAGGAGGCGGTACAGCGTACTCCAGTATGTATTAG
- a CDS encoding predicted protein — protein MLLFKTLDGIRLLSGGYRRISKHVVRTFHLSASSVKWTEKSPCAKTYEVCNMNMFSNSAARVFVVKAKHSFLRNASVRCFASVGDKLPAVELHHGFPPKKHNLAEYAKNKSILLVGLPGAFTPT, from the coding sequence ATGCTTTTGTTCAAAACGCTGGATGGTATTCGTCTTCTTTCCGGAGGCTATCGTCGCATTTCAAAGCACGTCGTTCGCACATTTCATCTTTCCGCTTCATCTGTAAAGTGGACGGAGAAATCGCCTTGCGCAAAAACTTACGAAGTCTGCAACATGAATATGTTTTCAAATAGTGCTGCTCGAGTGTTTGTAGTCAAGGCCAAGCACTCCTTTCTTCGCAATGCGTCAGTTCGATGTTTTGCGAGCGTAGGCGACAAGCTTCCTGCGGTTGAACTGCACCACGGCTTCCCTCCCAAGAAGCACAATCTGGCGGAATACGCAAAGAACAAATCAATTCTGTTGGTGGGTCTTCCAGGAGCCTTTACGCCTACCTGA
- a CDS encoding predicted protein, which yields MVRATVDIALLSAQFLSNVQDGRLNMKEQASACDAFTIRSRVPVSLHGWQRCSGWILCVLLAIIAPAAGVPDDALSVHSEVSSSRSKLDVANSFIDNIPSSAPAVVASSTPSSSFEPTTSTQPSFTPTVSSQPTLTARPTQISTLSPTALTSMNGPIFADPAGTPTAAIATPVSMSPFIEIPQEEEMPTGKPSPILQLNPTSTPAAPTISPTKGPTTAPTLDTTTMPTLFPPATENLTVITTSSPSAVPSINPSLVPPPTATLNASDAPSVAASTRPPSNPTNGASGAPTMTLAPAVVPSVSPTQSPLSTTSAMPSAIPNSMVSATPSTTPTSTTSSTPTSTPNSMPSDIPSFSPTPNPTVGPSDPPTSKPSPMPSPISSNGPSLSTSASPSTRPSSTPTEQPTHVASDEPSRVASETPSLSPSHIPTAIPSLGPSNAPSSNPSLAPSVSMQPSTSSAPSMAPTPVWEFEKFVGVLSGVQLIYGMNGRRMDESQPELTDEVCIELWRDYVESSIAREVENLVQTIEFLEVTVSNETQEVLIDSQRVAYVFDTTVELRSPISEHNLNRFVAGAFNTEEERLTMVEYLRNTTCPQFAYITTADLVMPPNKALLPEDGSDESSGAGLIAGLAIATVAAVILTSLFLFLRHKKKNNPSVAEEEEVILPIPEHPTSHNPDEYASEIDVEGGTDISTLGDPMPQAMYPMLSGDMSITDSATMEYDFDKAYHSPPSVSEASETASRFDTLQSSNPVLSNDGISNTRNEFETVVAVLAPAGRLGLILESSKDGTPIVNSVNPGSALEDEVEPGDRLLSVDGLDVTVLLPSEVSKLIAEKRDEDVRNLVFARSMARPNNLVDG from the coding sequence ATGGTGCGCGCGACAGTAGATATTGCTTTGCTCTCCGCACAGTTTCTCTCTAACGTTCAGGACGGCCGTCTCAACATGAAGGAACAAGCAAGCGCTTGTGACGCTTTCACCATTAGAAGCCGGGTGCCCGTTTCCTTGCATGGGTGGCAGCGTTGCAGCGGTTGGATTCtttgtgttttgttggccatTATTGCACCCGCCGCTGGTGTACCAGACGATGCTCTATCAGTTCACTCGGAAGTATCCTCTAGTCGGAGCAAATTAGATGTTGCGAACTCTTTTATCGACAACATCCCTTCTTCAGCACCGGCAGTTGTGGCATCATCGACACCCAGCTCATCCTTTGAGCCTACCACGTCAACGCAACCCTCATTCACGCCGACAGTGTCCTCCCAACCTACATTAACGGCACGACCGACCCAAATTTCAACACTCAGTCCCACTGCACTCACCTCAATGAACGGACCTATCTTCGCAGATCCCGCCGGAACTCCGACTGCCGCTATTGCAACACCAGTGTCAATGAGCCCGTTCATAGAGATTCCGcaagaggaagaaatgcCAACCGGAAAGCCGTCCCCGATTCTGCAACTGAATCCGACAAGTACACCCGCTGCGCCTACAATTTCTCCAACCAAAGGACCAACTACCGCACCAACTCTTGATACAACGACTATGCCTACTTTGTTTCCACCTGCGACAGAAAACTTAACGGTAATAACAACGAGCTCTCCGTCAGCAGTTCCATCCATTAATCCCTCATTGGTACCACCGCCTACTGCAACATTGAATGCGTCTGACGCTCCTTCTGTCGCTGCTAGCACACGGCCTCCTTCCAACCCTACGAATGGTGCTTCGGGCGCACCCACGATGACCCTCGCCCCTGCAGTAGTTCCTTCCGTATCGCCTACCCAATCGCCACTGTCAACGACAAGCGCAATGCCCTCGGCGATCCCAAATTCCATGGTGTCAGCGACTCCAAGCACCACGCCTACTTCCACAACAAGCTCGACGCCCACTTCGACTCCAAATTCCATGCCTTCGGACATCCCCTCATTCTCACCCACTCCAAATCCCACAGTGGGTCCTAGTGATCCACCAACCTCCAAACCTTCTCCGATGCCATCGCCAATCAGTTCGAATGGTCCAAGTCTCAGTACTTCGGCCTCGCCGTCTACTCGTCCTTCAAGCACTCCTACGGAGCAACCCACTCATGTTGCTTCAGATGAGCCCTCACGAGTAGCTTCGGAAACGCCATCACTGAGCCCAAGCCATATTCCCACAGCCATTCCTTCACTAGGTCCAAGCAATGCGCCTAGTTCTAACCCCTCCCTGGCTCCGTCTGTTTCCATGCAGCCCAGTACTAGTTCAGCGCCATCGATGGCACCGACACCGGTGTGGGAGTTCGAAAAGTTCGTTGGCGTTCTGTCTGGAGTTCAGCTTATCTACGGTATGAACGGTCGTCGTATGGATGAAAGCCAGCCAGAATTGACCGATGAAGTCTGCATTGAATTGTGGCGGGATTACGTCGAGTCAAGTATAGCGCGAGAAGTTGAGAATTTGGTTCAGACCATTGAATTTCTCGAGGTTACGGTGTCGAACGAAACACAAGAAGTGCTTATTGATTCACAGCGTGTTGCGTATGTCTTTGATACTACCGTAGAGCTACGATCACCAATCAGTGAACACAATTTGAATCGTTTTGTGGCGGGTGCTTTCAACACTGAAGAAGAACGGCTTACCATGGTAGAGTATCTACGGAACACGACGTGCCCTCAATTTGCGTACATAACGACAGCCGACTTAGTCATGCCTCCGAACAAGGCGTTACTTCCCGAAGATGGCAGCGATGAAAGCTCCGGGGCTGGATTGATCGCTGGTCTGGCTATTGCAACAGTGGCGGCCGTTATTTTGACAAGTCTGTTTCTCTTTCTTCGCCATAAGAAGAAAAATAATCCGTCGGTagctgaagaagaagaagtcaTTCTTCCAATACCTGAGCACCCGACTAGTCACAACCCTGACGAGTATGCTTCTGAGATTGATGTAGAAGGTGGAACCGATATTAGTACTTTGGGAGATCCAATGCCGCAAGCCATGTACCCAATGCTATCAGGCGACATGTCTATAACTGATTCGGCAACAATGGAGTATGACTTTGACAAGGCTTACCATAGCCCACCTTCTGTGTCAGAAGCTTCGGAGACAGCCTCGAGATTTGATACTCTACAGTCGAGTAATCCTGTATTGAGCAACGATGGCATTTCGAATACACGAAATGAGTTCGAGACGGTAGTAGCAGTACTGGCTCCTGCCGGGCGCCTAGGGCTCATCCTTGAATCCAGCAAAGATGGGACTCCTATTGTGAATAGTGTCAATCCGGGAAGTGCTTTGGAGGATGAGGTCGAGCCGGGCGATCGTCTCTTGTCCGTGGATGGTCTTGACGTGACGGTACTCTTGCCCAGTGAAGTGTCAAAACTGATTGCCGAGAAACGAGATGAAGACGTTCGTAACCTTGTTTTTGCCCGCTCTATGGCAAGACCGAACAACTTAGTGGATGGTTAA
- a CDS encoding predicted protein, which yields MKQNLCYLVVAVLLPQEILAFLPVAHPFFRPSSSNLFLARERGDATTAKSRKRSKVTDPAGPTPQLESDEIEEIDPESVEELRDIRSQSELPHPVPHQPWRRGDTAGCEAPIAAEWRQEAEDLIIKAVAFVGGRVLDVTWFLTQLVVTIDEESMPPRDFLKAEGPVINVQDPSVPRFYDPDDPTPEDIWDDEEDFLYQRETEEEAANAETRRNNLYATKDADDDPDEPHNPDMADGDDAPRLRNVETRDEVAYGVALEEENRFEELEKPIDLDTLQLDKAGLSTIANAILDVLGDAEEELQILSRHELILTSPGPVDVLETQRQFDAYRDKDVMVETQDPFNSNRTLKGKLVDRNAMDLIINKKGRMVTIPLNFVKCVRLPPHELNKEYDAGEIEAYEEELE from the coding sequence ATGAAGCAAAATCTCTGTTATCTCGTAGTTGCGGTGCTGTTACCGCAGGAGATTTTGGCCTTTCTGCCAGTCGCTCATCCCTTTTTTCGACCATCCTCAAGCAATCTATTTTTAGCCCGAGAGAGAGGCGACGCGACCACAGCGAAAAGTCGCAAGCGATCTAAAGTAACCGACCCAGCTGGTCCGACTCCACAACTGGAAAGCGACGAAATTGAGGAAATCGATCCCGAATCCGTGGAAGAACTCCGTGACATTCGGAGTCAGTCCGAACTTCCGCATCCAGTTCCACACCAACCCTGGCGTCGTGGCGATACGGCCGGTTGTGAAGCTCCTATTGCGGCCGAGTGGAGACAAGAAGCAGAGGATCTCATTATCAAAGCTGTGGCGTTTGTCGGTGGTCGTGTTCTTGACGTTACGTGGTTTCTGACACAACTAGTTGTGACAATTGACGAAGAGTCCATGCCTCCCCGCGATTTCCTGAAAGCCGAAGGCCCCGTCATCAACGTCCAAGACCCATCAGTGCCGCGCTTTTACGACCCAGATGACCCAACTCCGGAAGATATAtgggatgacgaagaagacttcTTGTATCAACGTGAgacggaagaggaagcagCGAATGCAGAAACTCGCCGTAACAATTTGTATGCAACGAAGGATGCTGACGATGACCCCGACGAGCCGCACAATCCCGATATGGCGGACGGGGATGACGCACCGCGACTCCGCAATGTGGAAACTAGAGACGAAGTTGCCTACGGGGTGGCTCTCGAAGAGGAGAACCGAtttgaagaattggagaaGCCGATTGATTTAGATACTCTGCAACTAGATAAAGCGGGGCTTTCCACTATTGCCAATGCTATTCTGGATGTCCTTGGTGACGCTGAGGAGGAGTTGCAGATACTTAGTCGTCACGAGCTTATTTTGACAAGTCCGGGACCTGTGGATGTGTTGGAAACACAGCGGCAGTTTGACGCGTATCGGGATAAGGACGTGATGGTGGAAACGCAAGACCCGTTCAACTCAAATCGTACTCTTAAGGGGAAGCTTGTGGATCGCAACGCCATGGACTTGATTATCAACAAGAAGGGACGCATGGTGACAATTCCTCTCAATTTCGTCAAGTGCGTAAGATTGCCTCCTCACGAACTTAACAAAGAGTACGACGCTGGAGAGATAGAAGCGTACGAAGAAGAATTAGAGTAA